A DNA window from Vigna angularis cultivar LongXiaoDou No.4 chromosome 1, ASM1680809v1, whole genome shotgun sequence contains the following coding sequences:
- the LOC108321413 gene encoding polygalacturonase 1 beta-like protein 3 yields MHNIMTTLFLLILLSLLTVTLGGRDIPDKNPFTPKASVARYWDKHVRNTLPKPLFLLSKASPMTAVQAASFTNLAATNTLSTRLPEFCSAAHLLCFPEVRPSLEKHTKDENFQTYNDGQNFTNYGTGRVNGIDTFKNYSNDIVSIPVNAFRGYSRSSIDHRESFTGYANDINVADQSFNIYGSNSGGEGSGEFKNYSSNSNVAELRFTTYSDDTVNRKQSFSSYNEDGNAGDQTFQSYAKNSFGDKNDFTGYGTDSNVASSSFTNYAKKGTASNSTFTNYGVNMNNPQEKFQSYGDGTVGATHNFANYRDQANVGDDSFQSYEKNTFASTVNFKNYGNSANPGSDTFKGYAKGAERNTVGFTGYSVNTNATFKDYAKEGVSFASYNTSSSSSTVGGSLVKRWVEPGKFFRESMLKEGTVMAMPDIRDKMPQRSFLPRSILVKLPFSSSKIEELKSVFKVSDNSSMEKMMMESLGECERAPSVGEIKRCVGSVEDMIDFATSVLGRNVGVWTTQNVNGFGKNVMVGRVKGMNGGKVTKSVSCHQSWFPYLLYYCHSVPKVRVYEADLLDPESKAKINHGVAICHLDTTAWSPTHGAFVALGSGPGRIEVCHWIFENDMTWTVAD; encoded by the exons ATGCACAACATCATGACTACCCTATTTCTCCTTATCCTTCTCTCACTACTCACT GTTACACTCGGTGGTCGCGACATACCAGATAAAAACCCCTTTACTCCCAAGGCTTCGGTGGCACGCTACTGGGACAAACACGTCCGCAACACCTTGCCAAAGCCTTTATTCCTTCTTTCCAAGGCCTCCCCTATGACCGCCGTCCAAGCCGCCTCTTTCACAAACCTTGCCGCCACCAACACCCTCTCTACACGGTTGCCGGAGTTCTGCTCCGCCGCGCACCTTCTCTGCTTCCCGGAGGTACGTCCTAGCCTGGAGAAACACACCAAAGACGAGAATTTTCAAACCTACAACGACGGCCAGAACTTCACCAACTACGGAACGGGTAGAGTAAACGGAATAGACACCTTTAAAAATTACTCCAACGACATCGTCAGCATTCCGGTCAACGCTTTCCGTGGATACAGCCGCTCATCCATTGACCACAGAGAAAGCTTCACCGGCTATGCCAATGACATCAACGTCGCCGACCAGAGCTTCAACATTTACGGCTCCAACAGTGGCGGGGAAGGCTCCGGCGAGTTCAAAAATTACTCCAGCAATTCGAACGTCGCTGAACTGCGATTCACCACCTACTCCGACGACACCGTCAATAGGAAACAGTCGTTCTCCAGCTACAATGAGGACGGAAACGCAGGCGACCAGACATTCCAGAGCTATGCCAAGAACTCCTTTGGCGACAAAAACGACTTCACAGGCTATGGAACAGACTCCAACGTCGCCTCCTCTAGCTTCACTAACTACGCTAAGAAAGGCACAGCTAGCAATAGTACGTTCACCAACTACGGCGTTAACATGAATAATCCCCAAGAGAAATTCCAAAGCTATGGCGATGGAACCGTTGGTGCGACGCACAACTTTGCCAACTATAGGGACCAAGCTAACGTAGGAGACGATTCGTTCCAATCCTACGAGAAGAACACGTTTGCGTCCACAGTGAATTTCAAAAACTACGGCAACTCCGCCAACCCTGGTTCCGACACTTTCAAAGGTTACGCTAAAGGAGCAGAACGTAACACGGTTGGCTTCACCGGCTACAGCGTTAACACTAACGCAACGTTTAAGGATTACGCCAAAGAGGGTGTTTCCTTCGCTTCTTACAacacctcttcctcttcttcaactGTTGGTGGCAGTTTGGTAAAAAGGTGGGTTGAACCGGGTAAGTTTTTTCGTGAGAGCATGCTGAAGGAAGGAACCGTGATGGCCATGCCAGACATAAGAGATAAAATGCCCCAAAGATCATTTTTGCCCCGCTCTATTCTGGTGAAATTGCCCTTCTCTTCTTCAAAGATTGAGGAGCTGAAGAGCGTCTTCAAGGTGTCTGATAACTCCTCcatggagaagatgatgatggagTCTTTGGGTGAGTGCGAGAGAGCACCCAGCGTCGGAGAGATCAAACGGTGTGTGGGGTCTGTCGAGGACATGATTGATTTTGCAACCTCTGTTTTGGGCCGTAATGTCGGGGTTTGGACAACTCAGAACGTAAACGGGTTCGGTAAGAATGTAATGGTGGGTCGGGTCAAAGGGATGAACGGTGGCAAGGTAACCAAATCCGTCTCCTGTCACCAGAGCTGGTTCCCTTATCTGCTTTACTACTGTCACTCCGTTCCTAAGGTTCGGGTGTACGAAGCGGATCTCTTGGATCCGGAATCCAAGGCGAAGATTAACCACGGTGTTGCTATATGTCACTTGGACACCACCGCATGGAGCCCGACCCACGGCGCATTCGTAGCTCTTGGATCGGGTCCGGGTCGGATTGAAGTATGCCATTGGATCTTCGAGAATGACATGACTTGGACCGTTGCAGATTGA
- the LOC108321369 gene encoding polygalacturonase 1 beta-like protein 3 isoform X2: protein MQVAYGGGNSQDQNPFTPKAYVSRYWDRLVRNTFPKPSFLLSKASPLTAADTASFTNLAATNTLSTRLPEFCSAAHLLCFPEVRPSLQKHTEDENFQTYDDGQNFTNYGTNRAGGIDTFKNYSNGLFSTPVNDFRRYSRGAAGHQETFTGYASDTNVADQSFSTYGTNTAGGSGEFKNYSSNSNVPNLRFTTYSDFTAGRTQSFSRYSEDGNSGGQTFQSYGKNSAGAGNDFTGYGTNSNVATSGFTNYGKGGVIPNDTFTNYGVDMNVPEITFKSYADGTHGGSESFANYRDQSNVGDDSFQSYAKNTKEGTQVDFKNYGNSANPGSDTFKGYAKGAEGDHKVGFTGYGVNTNTTFKDYAKEGVSFASYNTSSSSSTVGGSLVKRWVEPGKFFRESMLKEGTVMAMPDIRDKMPQRSFLPRSILVKLPFSSSKIEELKSVFKVSDNSSMEKMMMESLGECERAPSVGEIKRCVGSVEDMIDFATSVLGRSVGVWTTENVNGFSKNVMVGRVKGMNGGKVTKSVSCHQSLFPYLLYYCHSVPKVRVYEADLLDPESKAKINHGVAICHLDTSAWSPTHGAFVALGSGPGEIEVCHWIFENDMTWTIAE, encoded by the coding sequence ATGCAGGTTGCTTACGGTGGGGGGAACTCACAAGATCAAAACCCCTTCACGCCAAAGGCTTACGTCTCACGTTACTGGGACAGACTCGTCCGTAACACCTTCCCAAAACCATCCTTCCTTCTTTCCAAAGCCTCTCCACTCACCGCCGCCGACACTGCCTCCTTCACCAACCTCGCCGCCACCAACACTCTCTCTACTCGCTTGCCAGAGTTCTGCTCCGCTGCGCACCTACTCTGCTTCCCGGAGGTCCGTCCAAGCCTCCAGAAACACACCGAAGACGAGAATTTTCAAACCTACGACGACGGCCAGAATTTCACTAACTACGGAACGAATAGAGCAGGTGGAATCGACACGTTCAAAAACTACTCCAACGGTCTCTTCAGCACTCCGGTCAACGATTTCCGCCGATACAGCCGCGGAGCCGCTGGTCACCAAGAAACCTTCACCGGCTACGCCAGCGACACAAACGTCGCTGACCAGAGCTTCAGCACGTACGGCACCAACACGGCCGGAGGCTCCGGCGAGTTCAAAAATTACTCCAGCAATTCAAACGTCCCCAACTTGCGATTCACCACCTACTCCGACTTCACCGCTGGGAGGACACAGTCGTTCTCTAGATACAGCGAAGACGGAAACTCAGGCGGGCAGACATTCCAGAGCTATGGCAAGAATTCCGCCGGTGCTGGGAACGATTTTACTGGCTACGGAACAAACTCCAACGTTGCCACGTCTGGTTTCACGAACTACGGCAAGGGAGGCGTCATTCCCAACGACACCTTCACCAACTATGGCGTGGATATGAACGTCCCTGAAATAACCTTCAAGAGTTATGCAGACGGAACGCACGGTGGCAGTGAGAGTTTTGCCAACTACAGGGACCAGTCCAACGTTGGTGACGACTCCTTCCAATCTTATGCTAAGAACACCAAAGAAGGGACCCAAGTGGATTTCAAAAACTACGGCAACTCCGCCAACCCAGGTTCCGACACTTTCAAAGGCTACGCCAAAGGAGCAGAAGGGGATCACAAGGTTGGCTTCACCGGCTACGGCGTTAACACGAACACTACCTTTAAGGATTACGCCAAAGAGGGTGTTTCCTTCGCTTCTTACAacacctcttcttcttcttcaactgtCGGTGGCAGTTTGGTGAAAAGGTGGGTGGAACCGGGTAAATTCTTTCGAGAGAGCATGCTGAAGGAAGGAACCGTGATGGCCATGCCAGACATAAGAGATAAAATGCCCCAAAGATCATTTTTGCCCCGCTCTATTCTGGTGAAATTGCCTTTCTCTTCTTCAAAGATTGAGGAGCTGAAGAGCGTGTTCAAGGTGTCTGATAACTCCTCcatggagaagatgatgatggagTCTTTGGGTGAGTGCGAGAGAGCACCCAGCGTCGGAGAGATCAAACGTTGTGTGGGGTCTGTCGAGGATATGATTGATTTTGCAACCTCTGTTTTGGGCCGCAGTGTCGGGGTTTGGACCACTGAAAACGTAAACGGGTTCAGTAAGAATGTAATGGTGGGTCGGGTCAAAGGAATGAATGGTGGCAAGGTAACTAAATCCGTGTCCTGTCACCAGAGCTTATTCCCGTATCTGCTTTACTACTGTCACTCTGTTCCTAAGGTTCGGGTGTACGAGGCGGATCTCTTGGATCCGGAAAGCAAGGCGAAGATTAACCACGGTGTTGCTATATGTCACTTGGACACCAGTGCATGGAGCCCCACCCACGGTGCATTCGTGGCTCTTGGGTCGGGTCCGGGTGAGATTGAAGTGTGTCACTGGATCTTTGAGAATGACATGACTTGGACCATTGCTGAGTGA
- the LOC108321369 gene encoding polygalacturonase 1 beta-like protein 3 isoform X1, with product MQKQASTTPWSGVNVIALIWTSLFLLHSTVGIVKKKEREEMSTLFLFILLLTLTVAYGGGNSQDQNPFTPKAYVSRYWDRLVRNTFPKPSFLLSKASPLTAADTASFTNLAATNTLSTRLPEFCSAAHLLCFPEVRPSLQKHTEDENFQTYDDGQNFTNYGTNRAGGIDTFKNYSNGLFSTPVNDFRRYSRGAAGHQETFTGYASDTNVADQSFSTYGTNTAGGSGEFKNYSSNSNVPNLRFTTYSDFTAGRTQSFSRYSEDGNSGGQTFQSYGKNSAGAGNDFTGYGTNSNVATSGFTNYGKGGVIPNDTFTNYGVDMNVPEITFKSYADGTHGGSESFANYRDQSNVGDDSFQSYAKNTKEGTQVDFKNYGNSANPGSDTFKGYAKGAEGDHKVGFTGYGVNTNTTFKDYAKEGVSFASYNTSSSSSTVGGSLVKRWVEPGKFFRESMLKEGTVMAMPDIRDKMPQRSFLPRSILVKLPFSSSKIEELKSVFKVSDNSSMEKMMMESLGECERAPSVGEIKRCVGSVEDMIDFATSVLGRSVGVWTTENVNGFSKNVMVGRVKGMNGGKVTKSVSCHQSLFPYLLYYCHSVPKVRVYEADLLDPESKAKINHGVAICHLDTSAWSPTHGAFVALGSGPGEIEVCHWIFENDMTWTIAE from the exons ATGCAGAAGCAAGCATCGACGACACCTTGGTCAGGTGTGAATGTGATAGCATTAATCTGGACATCTTTGTTCCTTCTTCATTCAACTGTTGGGAttgtgaagaagaaggagagggaAGAAATGAGTACACTATTTCTCTTCATCCTCCTTTTAACGCTCACT GTTGCTTACGGTGGGGGGAACTCACAAGATCAAAACCCCTTCACGCCAAAGGCTTACGTCTCACGTTACTGGGACAGACTCGTCCGTAACACCTTCCCAAAACCATCCTTCCTTCTTTCCAAAGCCTCTCCACTCACCGCCGCCGACACTGCCTCCTTCACCAACCTCGCCGCCACCAACACTCTCTCTACTCGCTTGCCAGAGTTCTGCTCCGCTGCGCACCTACTCTGCTTCCCGGAGGTCCGTCCAAGCCTCCAGAAACACACCGAAGACGAGAATTTTCAAACCTACGACGACGGCCAGAATTTCACTAACTACGGAACGAATAGAGCAGGTGGAATCGACACGTTCAAAAACTACTCCAACGGTCTCTTCAGCACTCCGGTCAACGATTTCCGCCGATACAGCCGCGGAGCCGCTGGTCACCAAGAAACCTTCACCGGCTACGCCAGCGACACAAACGTCGCTGACCAGAGCTTCAGCACGTACGGCACCAACACGGCCGGAGGCTCCGGCGAGTTCAAAAATTACTCCAGCAATTCAAACGTCCCCAACTTGCGATTCACCACCTACTCCGACTTCACCGCTGGGAGGACACAGTCGTTCTCTAGATACAGCGAAGACGGAAACTCAGGCGGGCAGACATTCCAGAGCTATGGCAAGAATTCCGCCGGTGCTGGGAACGATTTTACTGGCTACGGAACAAACTCCAACGTTGCCACGTCTGGTTTCACGAACTACGGCAAGGGAGGCGTCATTCCCAACGACACCTTCACCAACTATGGCGTGGATATGAACGTCCCTGAAATAACCTTCAAGAGTTATGCAGACGGAACGCACGGTGGCAGTGAGAGTTTTGCCAACTACAGGGACCAGTCCAACGTTGGTGACGACTCCTTCCAATCTTATGCTAAGAACACCAAAGAAGGGACCCAAGTGGATTTCAAAAACTACGGCAACTCCGCCAACCCAGGTTCCGACACTTTCAAAGGCTACGCCAAAGGAGCAGAAGGGGATCACAAGGTTGGCTTCACCGGCTACGGCGTTAACACGAACACTACCTTTAAGGATTACGCCAAAGAGGGTGTTTCCTTCGCTTCTTACAacacctcttcttcttcttcaactgtCGGTGGCAGTTTGGTGAAAAGGTGGGTGGAACCGGGTAAATTCTTTCGAGAGAGCATGCTGAAGGAAGGAACCGTGATGGCCATGCCAGACATAAGAGATAAAATGCCCCAAAGATCATTTTTGCCCCGCTCTATTCTGGTGAAATTGCCTTTCTCTTCTTCAAAGATTGAGGAGCTGAAGAGCGTGTTCAAGGTGTCTGATAACTCCTCcatggagaagatgatgatggagTCTTTGGGTGAGTGCGAGAGAGCACCCAGCGTCGGAGAGATCAAACGTTGTGTGGGGTCTGTCGAGGATATGATTGATTTTGCAACCTCTGTTTTGGGCCGCAGTGTCGGGGTTTGGACCACTGAAAACGTAAACGGGTTCAGTAAGAATGTAATGGTGGGTCGGGTCAAAGGAATGAATGGTGGCAAGGTAACTAAATCCGTGTCCTGTCACCAGAGCTTATTCCCGTATCTGCTTTACTACTGTCACTCTGTTCCTAAGGTTCGGGTGTACGAGGCGGATCTCTTGGATCCGGAAAGCAAGGCGAAGATTAACCACGGTGTTGCTATATGTCACTTGGACACCAGTGCATGGAGCCCCACCCACGGTGCATTCGTGGCTCTTGGGTCGGGTCCGGGTGAGATTGAAGTGTGTCACTGGATCTTTGAGAATGACATGACTTGGACCATTGCTGAGTGA